The Streptococcus parasanguinis genomic sequence CAAGATGTCCAAGTCCTTAGGTAACTTCATTACTGTGCATGATGCATTGAAGACCATCGACGGCCAAGTCCTTCGCTTCTTCTTTGCGACCCAGCACTACCGCAAGCCCATTAACTTCACAGAAAAAGCGGTACGCGATGCGGAGACCAACCTCAAGTATTTGAAAAATACCTATGAGCAACCGTTCACAGGAGAAGTGGATCCAGCAGACTTGCAAGGCTTTGTGGACAAGTTTATCGCGGCGATGGATGAAGATATCAATGCAGCGAACGGAATTACTGTCGTCTTTGAATTGACCAAATGGATCAATTCAGGTCACTACAACCAAGACGTTAAGGATGCCTTGACCAAGATGCTAGAAGTCTTTGGAGTGGTCTTTGTCGAGGAAGTCTTGGATGCAGATATTGAAGCCTTGATCGCGGAACGTCAAGAAGCGCGGGCTAAGAAAGATTTTGCGCGAGCAGATGCCATTCGCGATGAATTGGCTGCGCAAAGAATCAAGCTCTTGGATACAAAAGAAGGTGTAAGGTGGACACGTGATTGATGTCAATCTAATCAATGGAATCGCCCTGGCCTTTGAGGGAGATGCGGTCTATTCCATGTATATTCGTAAGCACCTGATTTTTCAAGGGATGACCAAGCCTAATAAACTTCACCAAGCTGCAACCCGCTACGTCTCTGCCAAGGCCCAGGCTAGTCTGATTGCGATGATGTTGGAAGAAGAGCTTTTGACAGAGAAAGAAGTCGAGATCTATAAGCGCGGTCGCAATACCAATAGCCATACCAAGGCAAAAAATGCAGATGTCGTGACCTATCGCATGTCGACGGGTTTTGAAGCGGTCATGGGTTACCTGCATCTGATGGATGAAATCAACCGCTTAGAGGAATTGGTAGCTTGGTGTATCCAAAAAGTGGAAGAAGGAACAAAATAGTGAAAAATATCAGAGAGTGGTTCCCTCAGGCAGAGGTGACGGAACACCCCAATCCACCAGCTGGTTATGTAGCCATTCCTCTGCAGGCCCAGCAATGGTTGCTACTGAAGGAAGAAGAGCTAACCGAACGAGAGAAACAATTGATTGCCTGGTTGGGCAGTGAGGAAGATTTTGCCCCCAACCCTTGGTACCAATACTTGATTGATGGAAAGGGAGAAGCCCCTCAAGTCATTAAAAAAATGCAACTTGTCTATTGCCACCTCTCGCACTCGACAGCGGAAGGGACGGCTTCCTGGTTAGAGATGATGCAGACGCTTTTGCCCAACTTTCGGGCAGTCTTGCAACTGAGTGGACAGGACTATGTACTCATTCTAGATCAAGAGCAGTCGCTGACTGTGGCTGATATCTTAAAAGATACCGTCTCTGCCATGGAGTATGATTTTAATATTCGCTTATCCATCATGGTCGGGCAGGTATGGACCGAGTCAAAAGCTGGGAAAGTATCCCCGGTCATCCGAGCAGAACGGGCAGCCTTTCGAGCCTGGATCCGAGAAGGGCATCAAGGTGTTTACCGCTTTTCTCAACTCTACCTATGGGGAATTGAGCAGGCAGATTTGGATCTCCATCCTATCAAAGAACGCTTGCATCAGTTGATTGGGAGTCAAGACCAGTTGCAGGATATCATTGTTGCCCTCTGGGACAACGGGGCAGTTGTAACCAAGGCGGCCCAGCAACTTTATCTCCATCGCAATTCCCTTCAATACAAGATTGACAAGTGGGAGGAGTTGACGGGTCTCCAGTTGAAAAATCTGACCGATCTAGCCCTGTGCTATCATTTGGTCTTACAAGATGTGATTTAAACGGAATCAAATCCAGAGTTTTGTGCAACTTGCACAAAACTCTTTTTCTTTTTTGTGAGATCTGCCATAGCATTGTAAAGCGTTTTCATTTACAATAGAACTATAAAAATCAAAGGAGTACCATCATGGTAGAATTAAATCTTAAAAATATTTACAAAAAATATCCCAACAGCGAACACTATTCAGTTGAAGACTTTAACTTGGACATCAAAGACAAAGAGTTTATCGTTTTCGTAGGTCCTTCAGGATGTGGTAAATCAACAACTCTTCGTATGATCGCTGGTCTTGAAGATATCACAGAAGGTGAATGTTCCATCGATGGTACTGTTGTAAATAACGTAGCACCTAAAGACCGTGACATCGCCATGGTATTCCAAAACTACGCTCTTTACCCACACATGACTGTGTACGATAACATGGCATTTGGTTTGAAATTGCGTAAATACAGCAAGGAAGATATCGACAAACGTGTACAAGAAGCAGCTGAAATCCTTGGCTTGAAAGAATTCTTGGATCGTAAACCAGCTGACCTTTCTGGTGGTCAACGTCAACGTGTGGCTATGGGACGTGCCATTGTCCGTGATGCAAAAGTGTTCTTGATGGACGAACCTTTGTCAAACTTGGATGCGAAACTTCGTGTATCCATGCGTGCTGAAATCGCGAAAATCCACCGCCGTATCGGAGCTACAACCATCTACGTAACTCACGACCAAACAGAAGCGATGACACTTGCTGACCGTATCGTTATCATGTCTGCGACTAAAAACCCAGCTGGTACTGGTACAATTGGACGTGTGGAACAAATTGGTTCTCCGCAAGAAGTGTACAAGAACCCTGTTAACAAATTCGTAGCTGGATTCATCGGAAGCCCTGCCATGAACTTCATTAACGTCAAGTTGGAAGGTGGCTACATCGTTACTAACGGCTTGAATTTGAAAGTTCCAGAAGGTGCTTTGAAAGTCTTGAAAGAAAAAGGCTATGATGGTAAAGAATTGATCTTTGGTATCCGTCCAGAAGACGTGAATACAGAAGCTGCTTTCCTTGAAACTTTCCCAGAATCAGTCGTGAAAGCAACCATCTCTGTATCTGAGTTGCTTGGTTCTGAATCACACTTGTACTGCCAAGTTGGTGACAACGAATTCATCGCGAAAGTGGATGCGCGTGACTATCTTGGAACTGGTGAAACCATCGAGCTTGGATTTGACTTGAACAAAGCTCACTTCTTCGACAAAGAAACTGAAAAGACAGTATACTAATATCTACTGACACTATAGAGACTGAAACGATTTGTCTCGGTCTCTTTCATTTTAAGGAGACAAGACATGGAAAAAGATTGGTGGAAGGGGAAGGTCGCTTACCAGATTTACCCAAAAAGCTTTAAGGACAGCAATGGCGATGGTGTTGGTGATTTAAAAGGAATCACGGAAAAACTCGATTACCTTCAACAGTTGGGGATTGATATTCTCTGGTTATCGCCTGTTTACAAGAGCCCTTTTATTGATCAGGGATATGATATTTCCGATTATTATGCCATTGACCCCCTTTTTGGGAGCATGGAAGATATGGAAGAGTTGATTGCGGAAGGTAAGAAGCGAGGAATTTCTATCATTATGGACTTGGTGGTTAACCATTGCTCCAGTCATCACGAGTGGTTCCAAAAGGCTTTAGCGGATCCAGATGGCCCTTATGCGGATTACTTTTATTTTATCGAAAGTGACAAAGAACCCAACAACTGGGAAAGTTACTTTGGGGGCAGTGTTTGGGAGCCGGTTCCTGGCACCAACAAATACTATCTTCATTCTTTCCACAAGGATCAGCCTGATCTCAATTGGCAAAACCCTGTCTTGCGCGAAGAAATTTACAGGATGATCAATTGGTGGTTGGACAAGGGAATCGCGGGCTTTAGGATCGATGCTATTATCAATATCAAAAAAGATCTAGAATGGCGTTCGCTTCCGTCTGATCGCGAAAATGGCTTGGTCCCAGTACTGGAGTCTCTAGTGAATGCCCAATCGATTGAACCTTTCTTGCAAGAGTTAAAGGAGCGAACCTTCGCCAAGTACAATGCTTTCACTGTAGGAGAAGTTTTCAATGAAACCGATGAAGAATTGCATTTCTTCATTGGAAAAGACGGTGTCTTTTCTTCTATCTTTGACTTCAAGCAAACCTGCTTGGGGCAGGAAGGAAAGGGCTGGTTTGACCATACTCTTCCAACAGCAGATGAACTCAAGGAAAGTATTTTCCAAGCCTATGAGCGCGCGGATAGCATTGGGATCCTCTCTACCATTATCGAGAATCATGACGAACCTCGTGGTGTGTCCCACTATATCGCGGAAGGTCCAGTAAACGATACCAGTAAAAAAGCCCTGGGAACCATTCAAATCTTGCGCAAGGGAATTCCTTTTATCTATCAAGGCCAAGAAATTGGAATGGAAAACCAAATCTTTGAATCGGTGGAGGATTTTGATGATATCGCGACTATCAATGGCTACCATGTGGCTAAAGAAGCTGGTTTGAGCGAGGAAGAAGCCTTAGCAGTTATCGCCAAATACAGCCGGGATAATGCACGGACACCCATGCAGTGGTCAAGAGAGCCAGGTCTGGGCTTTAGCGATGGGCCAGCCTGGTTGATCAGTCCAAAACCAGATGTTGCCATCAATGTGGAAGATCAGGAAAAGGATCCCAATTCCATCTTGAATTATTATCGGCAGCTGACCGCCTTGTACCGCCATCCCCTATACGGAAATACCATTCGGTTTGGAGATATGATCCCGGCTTATCGGGACCGTGAAAACATCATTGCTTTCGAACGCCGTGGGGACAAGCGTCTCTTGGTGATTAGCAATTTCCAAAATCGTGAGGCCACCCTGGAGTTGCCAGCTACGATTAAAACGGTCATTTTAAATAACACTGCAGGACTATTCCAAGAAGGAAATCAAGTGCTAGAATTGACCCCTTACCAAACGCTTGTGTTGGAATTGGTGGAATAAGGAGAATCTTTGCATCAGTGTTAGGATTTAATGTAGAATAGTATGTTCATTAAATATTCTGGAGAAATTTACAAAAGTTTTCTATACTTTAGAATCAGTCAAGTATAAACTGAAGCTTTCCGCTGTGAGAAAAGTGTTTGAAACATTATTGTTTCAAACACTCGGGAGTTTTGAGATCTTAGGCTCAAAACTAAGTCATGGAACTTCGAAGAAGTTCGCTGACGTCCGTACTCACCTAAGGAAAGTTTTGAAAGATATTTTATCTCCAGAAAGAACCTTCGCAGATGCGAAGGTTCTTTTCATGTCATCCAAGTCTAAAGCTGGAACTTACTCAACTTCTTTCTTTTTCAAGAGGAGGAAGCCTCCGCTTACAGCTAACAAGAAGCCTGAAAGAATGAAGTGTGCAGTTGTGTCTTCTCCAGTTTGTGGCAATTGTGCCTTGGCTGGACTTTCTTGGAAGCTTTGTCCTACTTGGTAAGTCAAGGCTTGCACGCTTTCTCCATTTTCAGTTGTCGTTTCTTTTTGTGGAAGGAGCACTTTAGGAGTGTCCTTCTTGGCTAAGATTGGCTGTGGATTGCTTGTTTGGTTATGAATTGGAACCACTACTTGATCTGGTTCTTTAGCTGGAACGTAATCCATCAAACTTGCCAACTTGCTGCCAAAGATCGCATTGGTTACCCAGCGGAAGAAGTGGACAGGGTGTTGACGGTTGGTTGGATTTCCTGCATAGACAAAGAGTGGTTGTCCCATGAGTTCTCCAGAGATCGCCATGACTTTGTTGGCTAGAACATCGTTATGTGGCCACCAGCCAGCAATGTAGTAGTCGCTCGGAGCGATACTCATCAAGGTTTTGAAATGCTCTGGAACCTTTTCAATCCAGTTTCCTGAGTTGGAGTAGAAGAGGGTATTCTTCTTGTATCCGCTGGTCAATGGATCCTGATCATCAATGATCGCTTTCATCAAGCCTTCGTAGTCGCTACCGCCTTTTAATTTTTCAGCGTCAAATCCTGTAAGAACTCCCAATTTTTCCAATTTTTGCATGGCTTCCCCACCAATGACAAGGGTTGGTTTCTTACCAAAAATGGAAGCGTCGAAGCGGTTGCTTTCCAAAATAACAACATCCGCTTCTTCTGGAGTATTGACGATTTGGAAGCCTAATTTTTCAAGGACTAGACTAGTATGAGCAGAAGCATCTACTCCAGCCCAATTATAGTGGTAGTTTGGAGAGTAGACCTTCATCGGTTTCAAGGTTGGTCCGCTTGGCACCTTGTAGAGGGCATCCCCATAAATGGCATAGTTTGGTAGGAGCGAAGCAAAGGTATCGCGGTCAACGATGTAGCCATCATCTGTTAGGTAGACGGATTTTCCTTGTGCAATAGCCTGGTTGACAGCTTTAACGGCACTGGCTGAGGTATTTGCGATTACATAGTAAGGAGCTTTTGGATCGATCTCAGAAGTACGAGTGGCGCGGGTGGTGGTGACTTCTCCTAATTTTCCGTTGAAAAGACCATCCGCAAAGACAGGTTCGGACTTGAACCCTCTCATATCTGGGAAGTTGACCAGCAACTCTGCGTACATAGCAGCCCAGGCAGATTCGTTGGAACCCTTGTAGAGAATGTGGTTAGCATAGCCACGTTTGGCTTGGGCCATGTCAATGACTAAGTCCCCTTTTTTATAGTTGCCAATATCTTCTTTGAGTTCCTTGACGAGGACACCATTGCGTTTGAAGTAGTCGATCATATTGAAGGCTTCTTGGGCATCGTTGTCTTTGTCGAGGCTCATTGGGATGACGTAGTAGTCTGGGAAGAATTTCGGACGACCATTTTTCACACGTCCAACGATTTCTCCATTTGGGCCGACCAGTTCATTTTCGGCTTTTGGATCTTCGGTTTTATTGAGACCGCGCAGGTAGAAGTTGAGACGCATCTCAAGGAGACGGTCCGGATCTTGGTTGAGGAAGTCAATCCCTCCTAGGACAGCATTGCGACCTGCTTTGTAGGATTCTTCATTTCCTTCCGGAATTTCGATGGTATGGCCTAAGATACCATGGTAGACAGCATAAACTCCTGTATAGCCAGAGAAGGAGTCATCCCAGCCATCGCCCCAATCCAGTTTTGGAATGATGTAACTATTGTATTTAGAATTGGCAACTCCTGCCCGTCCCATATGATGGGCATTTTCTAGCATCAGGTCTGACAGAAGATCGTATTCAAAGTTCGGATCATGTGGTGGCGTTGCAGGTTCGATTAAGAATTCTTTGACAAAACCGTGTAAGTCGTAGAGAGCAATCGGATTCCACTTGTTGATCATTTGGATAACCGTGCGAACTTCCGGATTTGTTTGGTAGCTGGCATCCCGGTTTGGATCGAGCCCGTTTGCTAGGGCCCGCAGGTTGAGAGCATCCCCATCTGGGTTTTCCGTGAAGTCAAATAAGAAAATGAATTTATTGAGCAAGCTTGGAATATCTAGCGTGACAGTTTTAGCATTTCCAGCTTCATCTGTAGTGTTAAAGGTCACCTTTTCCTTGGTCGCAAAGGTATTGAAGAGGCCTGTGATGATATCAATGCCTGGCTGTTCATCTGCGTGGGTGTTGTGGACTAAGACAGGTAATTTGTAATCCAAGGTCTTGTCTTTTAGTGCGGCCAGCATTTCGCTTGGCTTGGTCAAGGCTGTAGGGTTGGTACTAGACAGGTAGTGATCGATGCTGGCTTGGTCCTTGCTCACGATCCCCATCTTCATATCCCGTCCTTGGGCACTCTTGCCAAGGGTTTCCAGCTGCACTAAACGATCGGGTTTCGCTTCTTCCTTGGATTTTTCGATGGCAGCCAGCATCTCTTCATGCGTATGGTAGTCTTGGTAAGGTCGAAAAACAAGGGTCTTATTGATGGTCACACCCAAGTCTGCATTGGTCCCGACTAGTTCATGGTTGCCGATGTAGTTGCGATAAGTCCGGCGAATATTATTTGGGCTACGAAGACTGAGATCTTCACCAAAGAGATCCTGCACGTCAATGTGGAGATCCAGATCATTGCCGTTTGCGGTCTCTGTGATGGTAAGGAATGGATCCTTGCTCAGTGTTCCTGTCTCCATATCCCAAGTTTTCCACTCAGAGAGAGGCTTATTGTCTAAGGTCCAGTTGATCTTGCCAGCAGCTTGAGCTTTTTCTTGGACTTTGTCATCAATCGTACTCTTTTCAGAGAGATAAATGGTGCTATCAGCCAATCGTGTCGCTTGGTCAGCGGTCGTTGTCGCACGGTTAGTGACTGGACTAGGGGTTGGAGCAACTTCTGTAGTAGAAGCCACATCAGAAGTCGCTGCTGGTTCCGCAGAAGTGGCAGTGACTGCGGTGTCTTCTTTTTCAGCTACAGAAGGACTGGTCGTCTCGGCTGTCACAGGTGGCTCAGAAGTAGGTGTCGCTTCAAGGACTGTGCTCGGTTCTGTTTGAGGCGTTTCTACGCTATCGGCTGAAGCTTGGCCATGACCGATAACAGAAAGCAAGACAGCCGCTGAGAGGCTGAGTGTTGTAGTGTACAAATGTTTCTTATACGAAGACTTCATATAGAAGACCCTCCTTAAAAAGTTATTTTCCAGTTCTAGTATACCATTTTAGGAAAGCGTTTACAACAATTGCCCTAATAAAAAAGCCTTTGCATCTTGCAAGGGCTTCTTTGTCTATTCTGTCTCCTTATGAAATTGTTGGTAAAAATCAACCTTGACCTGGATAAAAGTTTCTAAGTCTCTTAAGAGTTGGAGCAAGGTGGCACGTGTTTCGAATTCTTCACGGGTCTTAGGAAGAGGACGTTCACGGAAGATCGCCAAATACTGACTAATATCATCTAGAAGATCTTGGGCAGGATTTTTCTGGCTTAACTGTTGGGCCGTTTTCTTAAATAGTTGTGCCAGGATTATGCTTTCACTCGCTGCTAACTGACAACGGTTGACGTTTTCTGCCATATCCCGCAGGATATCGTTTTGCCGCTTGCGCATTTCGAAGTAGTGAATATGGTAGTTGGTTTGGTGAAAGAGGTGGTTGGAATGGTCCAGATAGACTAGATTCAAAGCGTCTTTTAGAATACCATCCAACTCCTTAATCAAGCGAGCATCATTGCGACCATCTCCTTTACCAAGAAATTCCGCAAAACGACTAAGGATCTTCTTTAGTTGGTCTTCGACAACATTATGGTAATGATCGATCGCTCCCTGATTAGAAGGCATATAGAGATTGGCCAGCAGGGCAAAGCTGGTCCCTATCAAAAAGAGAGCAAGTTCATTGAGCAAGAGCCCCCAGGAAGTAGACTGCTCAATCAAGAGATGGGTGACCAGCACCGTACTTGGCGTGATGCCGATCTGCCAACCCAATAAAAAGGCACAAGGGACATAAAGAGCGATAAAGACTCCCAATGCCCAGAGGTTGAACCCTAATAAAGAAAAGGCGAGACTTCCGATAGCAAGGGCCAGTAAGGTCGACATAAAGCGCTGGTAGGCCTGCTTGATGGTACTGCGACGCGTATCAGAGATACTCAAGATGGCAATGACGCCAGCTGAGATGGCATAGGTCAAGCCCAGAGCATAAGCCAGGGCCGCTGCTAAACAGGTGGCCAAGGTGAGTTTGATGGTTCGTTGAAAAAGAGGCATGGCTTCCTTTCTATTTTGCTGGTTTCGATGAGATAGAGTTGATTTCATTATATCATGAATTGGCCTCTTCCTCCTTTCTTGTGGTATACTAGTTCTATGGAAAATAACGATATCGTATACGGTGTCCACGCAGTCACCGAGGCTTTACAAGCCAATACAGGCAATAAATTATATATTCAAGAAGACCTCCGAGGAAAAAATGTCGACAAAATCAAGGCCTTAGCAGCTGAGAAAAAAGTGTCGATTTCTTGGACGCCAAAGAAAACCCTGCAGGAAATGACGGAAGGAGCTGTTCACCAAGGCTTCGTTCTCCGTGTGGCAGCCTTTGCTTACACAGACTTGGCAGCGATTCTGAAACAGACAGCCCAAGAAGAGAACCCACTTTTATTGATTCTCGATGGTTTGACAGATCCACACAATCTTGGATCTATCTTACGGACAGCTGATGCGACCAATGTCTCAGGCGTCATCATTCCTAAGCACCGTGCAGTCGGGGTAACTCCAGTGGTTTCAAAAACTTCTACCGGAGCGGTGGAACACATTCCCATTGCGCGTGTGACCAATCTCAGTCAAACTCTAGACAAGCTAAAGGAAGAGGGCTTCTGGATCTTTGGGACTGACATGAACGGCACGCCATCTCACCAGTGGAATACGGCTGGCAAGTTAGCCTTGATCATTGGCAATGAAGGAAAAGGGATCTCGGCCAACATCAAAAAACAAGTCGATGAGATGATCACCATTCCTATGAATGGTCATGTGCAAAGCCTCAATGCCAGCGTGGCAGCAGCTATCCTTATGTATGAGGTCTTTCGCAATCGACTATAATTCTAGAAAGGCAATGATATGAAACGAAAAATCTTATTGGTTGACGGCTACAATATGATTGCCTTTTGGCAGGAGACCCGCCAGCTCTTTC encodes the following:
- a CDS encoding Mini-ribonuclease 3, whose translation is MIDVNLINGIALAFEGDAVYSMYIRKHLIFQGMTKPNKLHQAATRYVSAKAQASLIAMMLEEELLTEKEVEIYKRGRNTNSHTKAKNADVVTYRMSTGFEAVMGYLHLMDEINRLEELVAWCIQKVEEGTK
- a CDS encoding helix-turn-helix domain-containing protein, producing MKNIREWFPQAEVTEHPNPPAGYVAIPLQAQQWLLLKEEELTEREKQLIAWLGSEEDFAPNPWYQYLIDGKGEAPQVIKKMQLVYCHLSHSTAEGTASWLEMMQTLLPNFRAVLQLSGQDYVLILDQEQSLTVADILKDTVSAMEYDFNIRLSIMVGQVWTESKAGKVSPVIRAERAAFRAWIREGHQGVYRFSQLYLWGIEQADLDLHPIKERLHQLIGSQDQLQDIIVALWDNGAVVTKAAQQLYLHRNSLQYKIDKWEELTGLQLKNLTDLALCYHLVLQDVI
- a CDS encoding ABC transporter ATP-binding protein gives rise to the protein MVELNLKNIYKKYPNSEHYSVEDFNLDIKDKEFIVFVGPSGCGKSTTLRMIAGLEDITEGECSIDGTVVNNVAPKDRDIAMVFQNYALYPHMTVYDNMAFGLKLRKYSKEDIDKRVQEAAEILGLKEFLDRKPADLSGGQRQRVAMGRAIVRDAKVFLMDEPLSNLDAKLRVSMRAEIAKIHRRIGATTIYVTHDQTEAMTLADRIVIMSATKNPAGTGTIGRVEQIGSPQEVYKNPVNKFVAGFIGSPAMNFINVKLEGGYIVTNGLNLKVPEGALKVLKEKGYDGKELIFGIRPEDVNTEAAFLETFPESVVKATISVSELLGSESHLYCQVGDNEFIAKVDARDYLGTGETIELGFDLNKAHFFDKETEKTVY
- a CDS encoding alpha-glucosidase → MEKDWWKGKVAYQIYPKSFKDSNGDGVGDLKGITEKLDYLQQLGIDILWLSPVYKSPFIDQGYDISDYYAIDPLFGSMEDMEELIAEGKKRGISIIMDLVVNHCSSHHEWFQKALADPDGPYADYFYFIESDKEPNNWESYFGGSVWEPVPGTNKYYLHSFHKDQPDLNWQNPVLREEIYRMINWWLDKGIAGFRIDAIINIKKDLEWRSLPSDRENGLVPVLESLVNAQSIEPFLQELKERTFAKYNAFTVGEVFNETDEELHFFIGKDGVFSSIFDFKQTCLGQEGKGWFDHTLPTADELKESIFQAYERADSIGILSTIIENHDEPRGVSHYIAEGPVNDTSKKALGTIQILRKGIPFIYQGQEIGMENQIFESVEDFDDIATINGYHVAKEAGLSEEEALAVIAKYSRDNARTPMQWSREPGLGFSDGPAWLISPKPDVAINVEDQEKDPNSILNYYRQLTALYRHPLYGNTIRFGDMIPAYRDRENIIAFERRGDKRLLVISNFQNREATLELPATIKTVILNNTAGLFQEGNQVLELTPYQTLVLELVE
- a CDS encoding LPXTG-anchored zinc carboxypeptidase, with amino-acid sequence MKSSYKKHLYTTTLSLSAAVLLSVIGHGQASADSVETPQTEPSTVLEATPTSEPPVTAETTSPSVAEKEDTAVTATSAEPAATSDVASTTEVAPTPSPVTNRATTTADQATRLADSTIYLSEKSTIDDKVQEKAQAAGKINWTLDNKPLSEWKTWDMETGTLSKDPFLTITETANGNDLDLHIDVQDLFGEDLSLRSPNNIRRTYRNYIGNHELVGTNADLGVTINKTLVFRPYQDYHTHEEMLAAIEKSKEEAKPDRLVQLETLGKSAQGRDMKMGIVSKDQASIDHYLSSTNPTALTKPSEMLAALKDKTLDYKLPVLVHNTHADEQPGIDIITGLFNTFATKEKVTFNTTDEAGNAKTVTLDIPSLLNKFIFLFDFTENPDGDALNLRALANGLDPNRDASYQTNPEVRTVIQMINKWNPIALYDLHGFVKEFLIEPATPPHDPNFEYDLLSDLMLENAHHMGRAGVANSKYNSYIIPKLDWGDGWDDSFSGYTGVYAVYHGILGHTIEIPEGNEESYKAGRNAVLGGIDFLNQDPDRLLEMRLNFYLRGLNKTEDPKAENELVGPNGEIVGRVKNGRPKFFPDYYVIPMSLDKDNDAQEAFNMIDYFKRNGVLVKELKEDIGNYKKGDLVIDMAQAKRGYANHILYKGSNESAWAAMYAELLVNFPDMRGFKSEPVFADGLFNGKLGEVTTTRATRTSEIDPKAPYYVIANTSASAVKAVNQAIAQGKSVYLTDDGYIVDRDTFASLLPNYAIYGDALYKVPSGPTLKPMKVYSPNYHYNWAGVDASAHTSLVLEKLGFQIVNTPEEADVVILESNRFDASIFGKKPTLVIGGEAMQKLEKLGVLTGFDAEKLKGGSDYEGLMKAIIDDQDPLTSGYKKNTLFYSNSGNWIEKVPEHFKTLMSIAPSDYYIAGWWPHNDVLANKVMAISGELMGQPLFVYAGNPTNRQHPVHFFRWVTNAIFGSKLASLMDYVPAKEPDQVVVPIHNQTSNPQPILAKKDTPKVLLPQKETTTENGESVQALTYQVGQSFQESPAKAQLPQTGEDTTAHFILSGFLLAVSGGFLLLKKKEVE
- a CDS encoding aromatic acid exporter family protein is translated as MPLFQRTIKLTLATCLAAALAYALGLTYAISAGVIAILSISDTRRSTIKQAYQRFMSTLLALAIGSLAFSLLGFNLWALGVFIALYVPCAFLLGWQIGITPSTVLVTHLLIEQSTSWGLLLNELALFLIGTSFALLANLYMPSNQGAIDHYHNVVEDQLKKILSRFAEFLGKGDGRNDARLIKELDGILKDALNLVYLDHSNHLFHQTNYHIHYFEMRKRQNDILRDMAENVNRCQLAASESIILAQLFKKTAQQLSQKNPAQDLLDDISQYLAIFRERPLPKTREEFETRATLLQLLRDLETFIQVKVDFYQQFHKETE
- the rlmB gene encoding 23S rRNA (guanosine(2251)-2'-O)-methyltransferase RlmB, coding for MENNDIVYGVHAVTEALQANTGNKLYIQEDLRGKNVDKIKALAAEKKVSISWTPKKTLQEMTEGAVHQGFVLRVAAFAYTDLAAILKQTAQEENPLLLILDGLTDPHNLGSILRTADATNVSGVIIPKHRAVGVTPVVSKTSTGAVEHIPIARVTNLSQTLDKLKEEGFWIFGTDMNGTPSHQWNTAGKLALIIGNEGKGISANIKKQVDEMITIPMNGHVQSLNASVAAAILMYEVFRNRL